A single region of the Silene latifolia isolate original U9 population chromosome 8, ASM4854445v1, whole genome shotgun sequence genome encodes:
- the LOC141596482 gene encoding uncharacterized protein LOC141596482 codes for MLAPPCTTSFKFNPKFTSFHSSYSPPAINSKPIKFPDPSSNSIPNSNNSNFNSKPKLKNDDDDDHKKKKQSKMEEGISQIQVPRNKHIPVSKSQLLHSLTNFLSTSHHFSDTDNGVGGGGGGGSGDSDNNGAESVVSQFLLLASCLDSIIHAEHKSILEEMRADYFSSHSVRNEEDLPLAGLEKEGQADNVKNVDFVDDRGNGSASTSSEDGKLGLEDNQLSFLNGFDLRQLFASAAARSQKDLQETSSTSEVAAATRFQRSFMKLLQDAQFEELSTRDLMMTSALNTDYLLTLPVYVDWKRASESNAIIFRRGYSTEKEKGLLIVEKLDYLQSKVLQAVFGLVSKPLIQIGVWIKEVIQNIGQNEDISLMIKRVQLWAKETSINQLPYTSEMQTSGDTFKADEDLDEELPIWLAAQKAVSRYEGFLSSIGPRRRLIRKFLSWIGFLPSIPEVPVEFDGDSSVGSEPYMRPVSLSRISLNDIWRPATRQYCENNAWRMLKVGFSIIFSKSILQEPAFEELILLYTEEPGDASDTEKSEIPSLQLKIYEKIPVPDLPVIFPHKKLSFRIIDTVRLDIASIVGLLAFGINYRFENVSSSPSAIMLDVIAATALIVLLIRVGLGYKQTWDRYELLVNRTLYEKTLASGFGSVHFLLDASEQQQYKECILAYAILLKAETNQFPCRKSLGEECERFLYKAFREKVQMPVDKAVDMLIKFGLVQEQTITGKNTLQVVPSSVAYDTLRERWDCLLR; via the exons ATGTTAGCACCTCCATGCACAACCAGCTTCAAATTCAACCCAAAATTCACATCTTTTCATTCTTCCTACTCTCCTCCTGCAATCAACTCCAAACCCATCAAATTCCCTGACCCATCTTCCAATTCAATTCCCAATTCCAATAATTCGAATTTCAATTCCAAACCCAAGTTaaagaatgatgatgatgatgatcacaAGAAGAAGAAACAGTCTAAAATGGAGGAGGGTATTTCTCAAATTCAAGTTCCTAGAAATAAACACATCCCTGTTTCTAAATCACAGCTTCTTCATTCTCTTACTAACTTTCTTAGTACTTCTCACCATTTCTCCGATACTGATAATGGCGTtggcggtggcggtggcggtggcaGTGGCGATAGCGATAATAATGGTGCAGAATCTGTTGTGTCTCAGTTCCTGCTTCTTGCCTC ATGTTTGGACTCAATTATTCATGCTGAGCATAAAAGCATTTTGGAAGAAATGCGAGCTGATTACTTTTCTTCTCATTCTGTGAGAAATGAGGAGGATTTGCCTCTTGCCGGACTTGAAAAGGAGGGTCAAGCTGATAATGTGAAGAATGTTGATTTTGTTGACGATAGAGGGAATGGGAGTGCATCAACTAGTAGTGAAGATGGCAAGTTGGGGTTAGAGGATAATCAATTGTCTTTTCTGAATGGTTTCGACTTAAGGCAATTGTTTGCTTCAGCAGCTGCTCGTTCCCAGAAAGATCTTCAGGAAACTTCCAG TACTTCTGAAGTTGCAGCTGCCACTCGGTTTCAACGGTCTTTCATGAAGCTTCTCCAGGATGCACAATTTGAAGAGCTTTCTACAAGGGATTTGATGATGACATCAGCACTAAATACTGATTATCTCCTCACGTTACCAGTATATGTTGATTGGAAGAGAGCTTCTGAATCCAATGCAATTATATTCAG GCGGGGTTACAGTACGGAGAAAGAGAAGGGGTTGCTCATTGTAGAAAAACTGGATTATTTACAGTCCAAAGTTCTTCAGGCAGTTTTTGGTCTTGTATCAAAACCGCTAATTCAAATTGGAGTCTGGATAAAAGAG GTCATTCAAAACATCGGTCAGAATGAAGACATATCACTTATGATTAAGAGGGTTCAGTTATGGGCCAAAGAGACATCGATAAATCAACTGCCGTACACTTCTGAGATGCAAACTTCAGGCGATACATTTAAAGCTGATGAGGATTTGGATGAAGAATTGCCTATCTGGCTAGCAGCACAAAAGGCTGTTAGTCGTTATGAAGGATTTTTATCATCAATAGGGCCTCGCCGTAGACTAATAAGGAAGTTTCTTTCTTGGATAGGGTTTCTACCATCAATACCAGAAGTTCCTGTTGAATTCGATGGTGACAGCAGTGTGGGTTCTGAACCGTACATGAG GCCAGTTTCATTATCGAGAATCTCTCTCAATGATATATGGAGACCTGCTACACGTCAGTATTGTGAAAACAATGCGTGGAGAATGTTGAAAGTTGGTTTCTCCATCATTTTCTCGAAATCAATTCTCCAG GAACCTGCTTTTGAGGAATTGATTTTGCTGTACACTGAGGAGCCTGGAGATGCAAGCGATACTGAAAAATCGGAGATCCCCTCATTACAGTTAAAGATTTATGAGAAAATTCCTGTGCCAGACTTACCC GTTATTTTCCCGCATAAAAAGCTGTCATTCCGCATCATAGACACT GTACGCCTAGACATTGCGTCAATAGTAGGACTCTTGGCATTCGGAATCAATTACAGATTTGAGAATGTTTCATCTTCTCC GTCCGCTATAATGCTAGATGTCATTGCTGCAACTGCGCTCATAGTTCTTCTTATCCGAGTCGGCCTTGGATACAAACAAACATGGGATAGATACGAG CTTCTCGTCAACAGGACGCTGTATGAAAAAACCTTGGCCAGTGGTTTTGGATCAGTTCACTTTCTCCTTGATGCTTCAGAGCAACAGCAA TACAAGGAATGCATTTTGGCTTATGCAATCCTGCTCAAAGCTGAGACGAATCAG TTTCCTTGTCGGAAATCCCTTGGAGAAGAATGTGAAAGATTTTTGTACAAAGCATTCAGAGAAAAG GTCCAGATGCCAGTTGATAAAGCTGTGGATATGCTCATTAAGTTCGGCCTCGTGCAAGAACAGACAATAACCGGCAAAAATACACTACAAGTTGTGCCTTCTTCAGTGGCATATGATACCCTGAGAGAACGTTGGGACTGTTTGTTGCGCTGA